A section of the Euryarchaeota archaeon genome encodes:
- a CDS encoding AAA family ATPase, giving the protein MRVIGITGLPGAGKSIAAEVAKEAGVPVERMGDAVWEEVRRRGLPVTDENVSSVSDAMRKERHAAIWAERTSERLAASPAPVVVIDGIRSMAEVEYFRATLGTDFTLVAITAPDDQRMKRVLARRRADEAQDRDRFEARDRRELQWGLADVVAGAEVTLENAGDISSIKRRFKAILEGRR; this is encoded by the coding sequence GTGCGCGTCATCGGCATCACCGGTCTTCCAGGCGCCGGGAAATCCATCGCGGCCGAGGTTGCGAAGGAAGCCGGCGTCCCTGTCGAGCGCATGGGGGATGCCGTATGGGAAGAAGTGCGAAGGCGCGGCCTCCCCGTGACCGACGAGAACGTGTCAAGCGTCTCCGACGCGATGAGGAAAGAGCGTCACGCGGCCATATGGGCCGAGAGGACGAGCGAACGCCTGGCCGCGTCCCCGGCCCCTGTCGTCGTGATCGACGGGATCCGGTCGATGGCAGAGGTGGAATACTTCCGGGCCACCCTGGGAACGGACTTCACGCTCGTGGCGATAACGGCGCCCGACGACCAACGCATGAAACGCGTCCTCGCCCGCAGGAGGGCGGACGAGGCGCAGGACAGGGACCGTTTCGAGGCACGCGACCGACGCGAGCTCCAGTGGGGCCTCGCGGACGTCGTCGCCGGCGCGGAGGTGACGTTGGAGAACGCCGGCGACATCTCTTCGATCAAGCGAAGGTTCAAGGCGATACTCGAAGGACGGCGTTGA